A window from Penicillium oxalicum strain HP7-1 chromosome VIII, whole genome shotgun sequence encodes these proteins:
- a CDS encoding Mitochondrial carrier protein RIM2, which translates to MQSSKIHGRPVEESTSIKSTNAPSKKSHDPWVHLLAGASGGFATAIATSPLDVLRTRLQSDFYQRPPAPASTSASSAAASTISKHATHNTARIISNIYQAEGWRAFFRGLGPSLAGVVPATAIKFWVYGNAKRIGAQVLGTGEDSTLVHAQAAISAGIATATATNPIWLVKTRLQLDKAQTTTGTRRYKNSLDCIRQVLRQEGISGLYRGLSASYLGSLETALHLVLYERIKTALHSSLGSPDGKDTATQKEITSWLSTTGAAGSAKFAAALIAYPHEVIRTRLRQAPMENGIPKYTGLLQCFKLIAKEEGMAGLYGGLMPHMLRSIPSAIITLGVYEFVLRFVGTS; encoded by the exons ATGCAGAGCTCTAAGATTCACGGTCGGCCCGTTGAGGAGTCGACATCAATCAAGTCCACAAATGCTCCTTCCAAAAAATCCCATGATCCCTGGGTCCATCTCTTAGCTGGCGC GAGTGGTGGCTTTGCTACCGCTATTGCAACATCACCTCTTGATGTTCTAAGAACACGTCTCCAGTCCGATTTCTACCAACGacctcctgctcctgcttCTACTTCCGCGTCATCCGCTGCCGCCTCGACCATCTCCAAACACGCCACGCACAACACCGCCCGTATCATTAGCAACATCTACCAAGCAGAGGGATGGCGCGCCTTTTTCCGTGGCCTTGGTCCCAGTCTAGCTGGCGTGGTCCCGGCGACCGCCATCAAGTTCTGGGTCTATGGAAATGCCAAGCGCATCGGTGCCCAAGTGCTGGGAACCGGTGAAGACTCTACACTCGTCCATGCGCAGGCCGCCATTTCCGCAGGTATCGCTACTGCAACCGCCACGAACCCAATCTGGCTGGTCAAGACACGATTGCAACTAGACAAGGCGCAAACCACCACCGGCACGCGCCGGTACAAGAACAGTCTGGATTGTATCCGACAGGTTCTTCGTCAAGAAGGCATCAGTGGACTGTACAGGGGACTCAGTGCCAGTTACCTGGGATCTCTCGAAACAGCCCTGCATTTGGTCCTCTATGAGCGGATCAAGACCGCTTTGCACTCATCATTGGGCTCGCCCGACGGCAAGGACACCGCGacgcaaaaagaaatcacAAGCTGGCTGAGCACAACTGGAGCGGCAGGATCCGCCAAGTTTGCTGCGGCCTTGATCGCCTATCCCCATGAG GTCATCCGAACACGACTCCGTCAAGCGCCAATGGAGAACGGCATCCCCAAATACACCGGCTTGCTGCAGTGCTTCAAGCTCATTGCCAAGGAAGAAGGTATGGCGGGTCTTTATGGAGGCTTGATGCCCCATATGCTTCGCTCCATCCCCTCGGCTATCATCACGCTGGGTGTCTACGAGTTTGTCCTGCGATTCGTAGGAACATCTTGA